In Fusarium verticillioides 7600 chromosome 6, whole genome shotgun sequence, the sequence CCACCACCAATGTCTTGACCCAGCCTGTAGCTCGTCACGCGATCCCACTCAATTTTCTGTCTCGTCACAGGAAGCTGTCGTCGCAAGCCCTTGAAGGCTCCCTCGCTGAGGCTCACGAAGCCCTTGTTCAGCTCCTCCTGGTACTTTCTCTCCGTGGTCGAGATCTCCTTAACGATACTGGTGCCGTTGACAGAGGAGATGGTGCTGGAAACGGGTTTGTTGGTGAGCAGACGAACGTTGCCGTCCTCATAATAGTGTACGTCAACTTTTAGGGAGCCTTCGAGAGCTCCGGAAGATGGGTCAAGAATGTAAAGGGAGCGCCAGCGCCCGTTCCTAGGGACATTAGCTTCGTGGAACAGGACTGTTACATAAGAAACATACCAGAAGTTGTTGGGGCTATATTTGTTGCCAACAATAACGATGGCGATCTTGGAGTCCGACTCGATTGGGTAGACACCGTGCGCAGCATTGGCGAAGTGCTCATCAACGTAAGGTCCGATACTTTTGAGGGTGGATTTGCTATGATTGCATGTTAGTACTTCACGCTGTCCAACCGGCTCGAGCCAACTTACACAAGATCCGCTTGAGCTCCTTCCAGAACATGGCCTTGCACGGCACTAGCTTTCTATTCTCCCGTCAGAACCATATATCCGTTTGTGTAGACATGCGCAGCTTACCTGCGCAGTGTGGTCGAAAGCAAAGCTGGAAGAGCTCTCAACATCGTAGTATCGGCCGTCTCCAAGCGAGTTGTGAGAGCTAATAATGACCTAGCTCACCTCATCAGCTCCAATCTCTCTATTTTCGAAATTCTTCGTCACCTACTGGTTGGCTGCTACCAGGCAGCTTCACCGTAACAAACTGCTCCTCATTGTACTTTTCGAATGCGGGACCGAGGCTGGAAATGATATCGGGGGAGGTTTCGAGGGTGAGGGACTTGATATCTGCAGATCCGCGTCAGTATTTTTCCATTGCCCAGCAATCGCATTCGACCGGTAATACCTGCGATAACATCTGCGAGCTAGGAGTCCATATTAGCTGATGATGCCGCGGACAAGAGGATGATATCAGCACGTACCTCTCCGGGAGGAGCACCCTCGACAAAGGCAGAAACAGTCTCTAGATCCGACATGGCTAAATTAGATTGAATGCGCCGTGTATAGGTATATGGCGGAAAGGATgggcgttggcgttggcgttggcgttggcgttgaggctCAGGGCGTGGAGTTCTTGAGGCACAGCATGGGCCACAGTCAAGGGGAGGCGGGGCAGAGGATGGAGGAGCTCCATTAGCTTTGGTGgagcaggaacaggagcATAGTTAGGTGACGGCGTCAGTGGGGTCAATGCTAGCActtctactccgtacggatATTTGCTTAacatctacggagtactgcAAGGAAAGACTTATAACTTGGAACACCTAAGATatgaagatatcatcaaatCATGTGTGCTCCACAAAGAATCGATTCCTCGAATTTCTATGTTACGACTCTAGCTATCTTGGCTGTTTTGGTAACCGTTTTACCCCCCCATCCATTATTCTTCTACTAATagttcaacaacttcttgaTATTATCATATATTCCTGGGAACAATGTTAGCTTTGGACCATCATCACAATGATCTTTCAATTACTTACTAGCAACGTCAGGAACATTAAACTTTTCATATAGCAGAGGCGAGTGAATACTCCACCCAGCAACTCGAGCGACTGGTGCCTCTAATCGCAGGAATGTATCATGGTCTTCTTGAATGGTGGCGGCAACTTCAGCACCAATGCCTGCATTCACCATAGCTTCGTGGACAACCATGGCTCGTCCTGTCTTGCGAACACTCTGGAGTACGGTCTGCTTATCCCATGGATACAGAGTCCGAAGATCGATCAACTCAACAGAGATGCCTAGGTCCTGCTCTGCCTGCTTGATGGCGTTTTGGCATAGGTAGAGGGGTTGACCGTATGAGACGATAGTGACATCCTTGCCTTCCTTGAGAATCTCGGCCTTTGATAGTGGGAGTTCGTATGAACCAACAGGAACTTGCTCGACGGCGGCGCGGTACAGGATCTTGGGTTCCATAAACACGCAGGGATCGTTGCTGCGAATTGCGGCCAGGAGGAGacccttggcttgagctGGCGACCTTGGCATGATGACCTTCAGTCCAGGAATATGTGTAAACAGACTCTCGGGAGACTGTGAATGGTAGAGACCTCCGTGACCAACACCACCGCAGGGCATTCGTACTGTCAAGCCACCCACACTTCGCCCGCAGGACCCGTCACGATATCTGAACTTGGCGGCCTCGTTGACTAATTGATCGAAAGCTGGGTAGACGTAGTCGGCAAACTGAATCTCAGCAATAGGCCGCATGCCTTCCGCAGCAAGACCAATGCCGAATCCCATGATACCCTGTTCTGTAAGGGGAGTATTGAATACTCTCTCGGCACCATGGGTTTCGGCCAGGTTCATAGTACATCTGaaaacaccaccaaaagcaACATCCTCTCCAAAAATGACCACAgactcatcctcagccagTGCAATTCCCATCGCGTCGTTGAGGGCCTGAAACaggttcatcttcttggtcggGCCATTTCGAATGCTTTCAGGCAGCTCCTTGTGGCTCAAAGCAGCCTGTGAGTTATGTGCGAGGAGAGGAGTTGTGCCATAGTCGACAGGCAGATTTAGTTTGGCATTCGGCGGGTGTGTCGAGTAGCACTTTCGCCCTACAGGAAGCGCAAGTGAGAGTCGTGCAGTCGAGGGATTGCTGACGACGTGTGCCCTCTTGAATTGGTGAATAACACGATGCTtcatggcgatggatggacTGGCAATGTTCACAGGTGGTAATGGCAGGAGATGGGTGATTAGAGATTCAATTTGAATGGCATGTCAGAGGAGTAGTAGCAGCTGAGTTGTAGCAGAATGATTATACCTTAGATATCCAAAGCCAGCCGAAGGAGGCttattgattgattgatccTCGGTGAAGGTGATGTCAAGCTCGGCTTGCAGCGGGCTCAGCGGAGTTGGCGGCGGCTTCTATCGCCCTCATGATCTAATGCCGAACAAGACGGAGAGTTACCCAATCAGCTTCTAATAACACGGATCATTACACAGGAAACACTAAACAGAACTCTACGGTAGAGTATAAATCGTTTCATCAAAGGACTACTTCACTATGCGCAGCAAGCTCGATGAGCCGAGCTGAAGATAGTCTGCTAGTAGGACTGATAAGGATAAGTCATACAAGGATCATCATCGAGATAGTACTAGTACTGAGATCTCGTCTTCCCAAATACTACAAGCATCAGGTCTTTGACGGAATTATTCTACAGAAAAAAAAATGTGCTTCATCACTTATGCTTTGCTttaagagaaaaaaaaaaaaggttCACGTGGTGTCTCGCAAACCATCATGAGCCGTGCAGTCGTTCAGTCAACGCAGGCCAGAGTGTCCAGTCAACCAGCCTACGCACTGATAAGCCAATGCAATAAGAATCGTGATGTTGCCAATATCTGGGCAAACCTTGGAATCTTGGATATATACGCGGACTCCAGGAGACATTGCATCTATTTTTGGGTGTCCATATACTTGGTGAACGGCAATGAGTTGCCGTTGCGTACGTATGCTTCATTCGCTTTGACCATCGACATAGTGTTGCAtttgaagaaaaaggaagTCCGGCCTCTTACGACAGGGCCGATTTGATCTCCCTAATGACTGGAGccataaaaagaaaacatggCGAAACGTGACGAATCAGTCCTGGGTTATCGTTTCGACGAGGTCTGGGCCTGGGCCTGGGATAATTCCAAGGATATATCTTGTTGCCCCGACAACCACGATCGGCCAAGACTGACGTCGTAATTGGTCGTAAAACCATTGACACTCGCTCAAGTCCATTTTTGTAGAGATTGCATTCCAATTACGCTGTCGCTACATGTCTCACGATGCCGGCGCCAGAGTCATCGCGGCGCTCTCACTCACACCGACCTCGAGATCGCGATAGGGACAGAGAAAGGGATCGACGAAAGAACGGTCAGCGGAAGAGGAAATCGCAAAGCTCCCGGCGGCCAGTCTCTGGATCTGAAGACACCCGGGACAGAAGTTCAAGAACATTATCAGCGAATGCCTTGGCGGATCTAGAAAGGGAGAATGCGCGACAGAAGAAACGGAGCGAAAGGGCGAGTCGAGACTACAGAGATGAATCACGAAGACGAGAACGGCGAGATGAACACAAGAAAAGAGATCGGGATCGAGATCCCGATAGGCCACGAACTCATGGCAAAcacaaaaagaaaagggtcGTGAGCGGTGCTATCATGGAAGAGGGACGGTCCAAGACTCATCTTCGGGGTGGCTGGGGGAGTGTGGACAGTGTGGAACAAGAGAAGGACTTTTATCTACCAAAACcgccaaagaagagcaagaagaaactCTGTAAGTTTTTATGTGGTGAAATTGGcagttgagaagctgacTGTACTCAGGGATTGCACTCGGTGTGAGTGCTgttgtcctcatcatcattatcattGTGGCAGTAGTCGTCAGTAAAAAGAACAAAGGCGgtgcaggaggaggtggcAGCAGCGATAGTTCAGACAATTCAACTGAGGATACTTCTGACCTGGACGGGATGGACCACTCGGAAATACCCGAGAAGTGGCAGAACACATATCTCGATCCTTGGACATGGAAGTCAACCACCGATTTCAACCTCACTTTCACTGACCAAATGGTTGGAGACTTGCCCGTCATGGGTCTCTACGACGACTGGGACGACTCGGCCCGAGCCAACGACAATGTCCCACCTCTCAACAAACCCTGGGGATCTTATGCGAAGAAACCTGCTCGTGGAGTATGTATTGGAGGATGGCTCTATCTGGAGCCTTTCATCAGCCCATCTCTTTTCAATTATGATACCAAGGAGGGCATCATTGATGAGTGGACTCTGTCCGAGAAGCTGGGTTCCGATGCCGCGAAAACTCTCGAAAAACATTATGCCTCGTTCATTACAGAACAAACCTTCAAGGACATACAAGCAGCTGGTCTCGATCATGTCC encodes:
- a CDS encoding F-actin-capping protein subunit alpha translates to MSDLETVSAFVEGAPPGELADVIADIKSLTLETSPDIISSLGPAFEKYNEEQFVTVKLPGSSQPVIISSHNSLGDGRYYDVESSSSFAFDHTAQKASAVQGHVLEGAQADLVKSTLKSIGPYVDEHFANAAHGVYPIESDSKIAIVIVGNKYSPNNFWNGRWRSLYILDPSSGALEGSLKVDVHYYEDGNVRLLTNKPVSSTISSVNGTSIVKEISTTERKYQEELNKGFVSLSEGAFKGLRRQLPVTRQKIEWDRVTSYRLGQDIGGGSSRR
- a CDS encoding 2-oxoisovalerate dehydrogenase E1 component, beta subunit; the encoded protein is MKHRVIHQFKRAHVVSNPSTARLSLALPVGRKCYSTHPPNAKLNLPVDYGTTPLLAHNSQAALSHKELPESIRNGPTKKMNLFQALNDAMGIALAEDESVVIFGEDVAFGGVFRCTMNLAETHGAERVFNTPLTEQGIMGFGIGLAAEGMRPIAEIQFADYVYPAFDQLVNEAAKFRYRDGSCGRSVGGLTVRMPCGGVGHGGLYHSQSPESLFTHIPGLKVIMPRSPAQAKGLLLAAIRSNDPCVFMEPKILYRAAVEQVPVGSYELPLSKAEILKEGKDVTIVSYGQPLYLCQNAIKQAEQDLGISVELIDLRTLYPWDKQTVLQSVRKTGRAMVVHEAMVNAGIGAEVAATIQEDHDTFLRLEAPVARVAGWSIHSPLLYEKFNVPDVARIYDNIKKLLNY
- a CDS encoding glucan 1,3-beta-glucosidase, with protein sequence MPAPESSRRSHSHRPRDRDRDRERDRRKNGQRKRKSQSSRRPVSGSEDTRDRSSRTLSANALADLERENARQKKRSERASRDYRDESRRRERRDEHKKRDRDRDPDRPRTHGKHKKKRVVSGAIMEEGRSKTHLRGGWGSVDSVEQEKDFYLPKPPKKSKKKLWIALGVSAVVLIIIIIVAVVVSKKNKGGAGGGGSSDSSDNSTEDTSDLDGMDHSEIPEKWQNTYLDPWTWKSTTDFNLTFTDQMVGDLPVMGLYDDWDDSARANDNVPPLNKPWGSYAKKPARGVCIGGWLYLEPFISPSLFNYDTKEGIIDEWTLSEKLGSDAAKTLEKHYASFITEQTFKDIQAAGLDHVRIGFNYWAVEVYDGDPYVYRTSWRYLLRAIEWCRKYGLRVNLDLHGIPGSQNGWNHSGRWGSIGWLNGKDGSKNAERALDIHNRLSKFFAQPRYRNIITHYGLANEPRMTSLKTSDVIQWTESAYKLVRKNGIKALVVFGDGFMGLENWQGLMTGYDDMVLDVHQYVIFNENQIDFTHKEKVEYACDGWTEQAEISMNPSTGYGPTIFAEWSQADTDCAKYLTGVGWGTRWEGTYDTGNKDTSILEPRCPTKDDKCSCRGANADPSDWSDEYKKFLRMFAEAQMHSFEKGWGWWYWTWKTENNYQWSYESGLKAGVLPEKPWDRDFNCDKDVPDFAKSGLPEYL